The Mytilus galloprovincialis chromosome 3, xbMytGall1.hap1.1, whole genome shotgun sequence genomic interval tctataaccgtaaccctaataatctttataaccctaaccctaatactctttATAACTCGAACTCTAAAACTCTCTATAACCCTAGCCCTAATACCCTCTATAACCCaaaaccctaatgctgtctgtatccctaaccctaatgctgtctattaCCCTAACACTAATActttctataaccctaaccctaatattaatgctgtctataaccctaaccctaatgctgtctataaccctgaccCTAGTGCAGTGTATAACGTACCCTAGACTTAATGCTCTCTATGGAGAATTTAATAAACtataatgaatatttttatacatCTTATTTTATAATGGCTGTGTCGTTGTCAACAggatctatttaattttattaaatttgaaatatgaaattggCAACGTGTAGTAGACAAAAATTTCTAGGGCATATACTGTAAGAAAACAAGAAGTCCACAATGTCTTAAGAAGAAAAGTTAGAAAGCGAACTGAAGAAACAATTAGATATTTTACATAAGGAAAAAGAGgtaaataaaaaacttaaatatgAACTATCTTTGAATTCTAAATTGATAGATTTCTTGGTTCAGtctgttttttttagaaactataagcaataattCAACTATTTtaagtgtattgaatgattgtaaagtgaCTAAAAGGTgcacatgtatttcttgtttggtttatatgaccttgacctcattttcttagttcattttaagtttatgtgatagctGTAGTACAGCTTTATAATTAGAAcgatcaacataatatcaatgattagtaaagaaggcgagacatttcagcatgtgcacacTTGTTATTAGATAATTATTAACAACCCACTGAAGCAAGTATCATATAATGTCATAATGTATATTCATCAACTGCAAATGAAGAGGTTACTGGTATGCAGATATTCTTATAAACTTCACAACTTAGAAAACAAACACTGTAACTAGTGACTTAATCTTAAATCAGTTTGGGCAAAAACAGAAAGTTTTCATATATAagcttttatagcttactatgcactatgagttttgttcattgttgaaggtcatacagtcacctatagttgttaatgtctacaTTGTTTTGgcctctggtggagagttgtctcttggactatcatatcacatcttcttattcttatatttgcATACTATATTATATTCCTACCATATTTAGTTCAGATTGTCAAAGCTGTTGCAGAAGATAAAAAGCCTTTGTGGCATATATTCTCAATGAGGTCATAAATGAAAAGGGGAactttttgtttgtataaaaatcagaaaattacaaattcagtttagttttaaaaaaagatttggtatTATAGTTTTCTTTGAAGAAATGTAAAAACTGACCATACAGaattaatcaaagagcagattgctctgagggatacgattgctgttgtttctttgacacatgtatacatgtagctggataatattattttcaaaaccaaTTCAACTGCAAATGTAAAATAGCCAATCCCTGATAAAGGTGTATgaacaatataatgtaattagacctattgtgttttatttttgtactatcaattccaagtttactttccacagcagtcactgagactcagagtgagagaaggtatttcactacGTATCTTAAAACCTATTtccctacgttaattctaggaggaaccccattcctaactctttaaatctttaatttcctttgggtcagtgatcatgactcctttccatacacatttatcggtttaaattgcgatggtttttaatattatacgacgtttattgacagaagGAGCTAATACAGTTGGACAGCAAACGCCTGAATCTGACAAATAAAGGTCAACTTGTTGACACAAAAAGGACccgtatttaaaatgtttacgcCCTCAAACAGCGCCACCTATATTTTTTCTACGGCATCTTTAAGAACGATGTCCCGTTCtgtagtaaattaaaacattaaattaactaaaacatagaaaagtatactcgaatttttgttttgattcagaattcacggaagttacttccagaagggagacaacttgaaacgataatatggaagactctattttgcctgaaggggtgttctacgatgtggactaaatttattttaatttaaatgatgcatttgatttaaaattatgcaacaacaataaccctcaatagcagacatacataaaaaagatcccatgagttataaattagttaattgagtggggaatccagagcaaccattcaatcaaaaaccccttgaagtcaagaaaactatacgcatgcacataatttccaaaacaaaccccGGAGCAAAGAACGtacattaaatgtttattaaacgacctagatggttctctatttctttatggaagtacaatctcaaatatcagtttcataacggtaacatataagaaaaactccacttcagttcttatatgacagaaatagatttatcagaattcaaagaactctcgcattttatcaaaactgggaattccctctgacgtgtttctaaatttataaaaacaccaaatataaatattgcttaattctgattttccgtgttgttaaaaacacgcatataagtcaagggaattatcaaacatgtagattatgaaaagaacattataggaaagttgtttaagttcaatccctttgtttgtttttaccttttaaagcaagacaatcatagaatctgagatgttccttaatgtttagaataaaacgattgacgtgagggaaatgctctgagccaccggtataagtctacagattgcttgaaagcaatcgtatcccaaaaaatgTGTTGCTGACCATGGTTCTTTGTGGCTGGAATAATTACACTATTTTAATAGAGGGCCTTCCTTTAATATATTCCTCTTGAAGAGATTAGTATTAATAAAACAAGTAAATACCCatgaaaacattttattgaatGATGATAGACAGATGGATGAATAAGGAAGAAAGTAAAGGaatgaaaatggtgaattaagtagatatttttttatgGCTGTTGAATGCCCAATTACCATTGTTATGCATATTCAGGGTGATAACATATTTAAAATGAGATATGAATATACCTTGCTTTGTTCTGGGCCAAGACACTTAGTTGGATTCTTAAAGTGCTAGCTAAAAAGGTTAATAGTCTGCAGGAAGACATATCATCAGACCCATACAAATTATTCTGATTCCAAGCTGACAAATCTTGCTCTTACTCCTAAATAACTCATCCTTGGTAGAGGAACAGCAAATTAGCCTAGCCCTTAGCACTTGAGAGAAAAAGGATATCTAGACCACCAAGGCAGATATAAGCTACTGACAATTGAACAAAGTGACGAAAAAAGTTTTCACTTGATTAATCATATATCACCATTTGCGTTTTTAATAAGTGCAAAAAAATTTGTGTACaataatttatctatttatttagaAATGGACATTTCTTTGGAATTCCTGCATCCAGCCAACATCAGTACAGTTAGAGTACTTTTCACTAAATGCTGTTGGTCTACAACACATATCAACCATCTATCACAGATAAGCTTATTTCATCAGATCTATAAATAGTTTTTTCAGTCCATGGTGAATATTCTTGAAGCTATATCATCTATCACCCAGTCTATACCCTTGAGTAAATTTTCCCCAGTCACAGCACTACAGTCTTGTATTAACCAGTGATGGGTCTTTATTTCATCTAATTCCATTGCCTAcaataattaaaatgaatttttaatattttgtcaaatttcaactTTCATACATTAATCAATATCAACAAATCAACTTTTTGCATAAAATTATTCAGTAATACCCAGTGTTTAGGTCTAAGCATTCTTCATGTCACAAATGGCAAATTTTACCATACTGAAAGCATATGActtcatatttatacattgtaCTACAAATGTGCAAATTGAggacaaaattataaaatcaatgttaaaGGAAGAGACCGATATCATTGAGCCGAAACTCCtttgaaaccatacaaagtcagaaatatttgtgatatgacataTAAATGTAGTGTTTGAACTTTCCAAATTTGTCtttgaacaaatttttttttccacagaaaacagcaatttttgagaaaatattaAAACTTGGAGGTAGTTATTGATCTGTGTCTTATGGGCTTTTAGCATGCTCAGTAGACATACtgcatacaaaatttaaaaactctTTCTTACAAGACTTGTCCAATTGTACCTTGATTTCGTTGGCATCTTCTAGTAGTGATGAGATATAAAAGGTGTAACAAACAGAGTAAAATCTATACTAGTGAAACATGGTCACTTAACTGTAAATattatccaatttttttttaactaagtaAGCATATAATGTACGCTCTTGATGAATTATTATACAATACAATAGCTCAACTAATGAGAAGAACAATTGTTCTTCTAAattgtgacaagggagataatcaacaCTGGTCCATCATGAACTTTTTcagattttttctttcttttgagcTTGGCAGTGTCATTACAAATCAAGTATACATAAAAGTAATTAGAGGTTTCAGAAAGACATGTTGTGGTGTGATAATGAAATACAACAAAACTTTCTCTgtaaaaaaaacctataaaaaGCTTGTTTTATTCAAATACCTACTTCTCTGATTGATTGTGCTGTCAGTGACCCTGGTAGATCTTGTTTGTTTGCAAATACAAGAAGTGTAGCTCCTGCTAGTCTCTAGAAAAAGATATTGCATGTATATGTAATATGAATGTTTAAACTATATCAAAAGTATCACatgtatttaaatatattgtttgaTTAACACATTAATGCATTTTCATCATTATGGATTAAATACTCCTGATTTTTTAACTCCTTTCAGTTCAGAAAGTATTGCATACCTGGTACATTTATTATCAAGGTTTTTAAACAAATACATTCATTTTGGTGTTGGTGAAGAAAGTATCCAAATGCCAGATAGTTATTGGGATTTCAGGATATGCTGTCTGTACAAATATGTAGcaaattttaaaatgcatttttttgttttgttttggatacctatatatcattgtatatcatgtatattcagtCACACATTTTACATTAATGAAAGCATCCtagaaattttgaatttactcCAATTTGTTTTACTTGATTTGGTTGTAGATCTgcatgtttgaattaaaatctCTTCTAGTCAAATTTCCCTATTCACAGTCAGCAAGATTTTAGTTGAAGCTTTTTACTGAACATGTCAAGTTTAGGTGCCGGTAGTTTTAAATGCTACAGgctaatatttttgttttcaaaatgctGCTTCATAATGTTTATTATCTTGGTGTAAGTATCAGCTTTTAGACACGTTCGAAGTTCCTCCACCACTTTATATGAAAAGTATGATCTGTAACAAATCAGGAAAATATATATAGATGTCAATCAATTGAAGTTTCAACAGATTTTTTGGCAAAATTATTCAGTagaaaaataaggagatttgtgGATTTTTGATTTCCTCCTCCCTCCAAACTATATGTTCACTTGTGTGACATTAAGTAACAGCCCTTATAAGTTCAGTTTGTTATGCTGTATGTTCGAAAGGTCACTTTTATCAGAAAAGTATTGTACCTCCTCCACTAGTAATGCCTGAAGTTCTTGTTTACAGTCATTCATTCTCATTCTGTCAGCACTATCTACGACCCAAATCAACCCATCTGTACTCTCAAAATAATTCCTCCAGTAGGATCGTAGTGATTTTTGACCTCCAACATCCCAAATATTTAGTTTAAACCTGAAAAATAGAAACAATAGTAACTTcaataaaaactttaatttccCTATACATTAATTAATCAATAAGATTATAAATgtgaatacatgtacataaatgaaCTAGACCTACTATAAATTGTGCAGTCCTAAACCATTCTCAAATAGTATCTTTGAATTCATTTGAtaataattattcttttttttgaaTATAAAGTTGTGCCTTAAGATTCACAGCCCACTAACTTGAATATTCGTTCATGAAGATTATTCAAGTTTTAACTCTCTAGCTTGTTCTCTTAAAATCAAATCTCCTGAAATAACTGTTTTCTGTATTCATAGTAATATTTTTTGTAGAAATACAAATCTGAATTTATTTATACCAAATATATATCTgctttaatatttatatcatattctatctACCATTTCATAAGACTCATAGTTGAATTGTTAAAATCCCAAAATGAAagaatacatgtatgttactgtggtttttttttaatgaatatctTACCAACTGAAAGAtaaacagtcatgacagttatcTTACCCTTTATGTTCCAGTGTTTTGATATTAAATCCAAGTGTTGGTGAAATTGTATCTATATCTTCACCATTAAATTTCTTTAGAATCGTTGTTTTTCCAGCATTGTCCAATCCCCTACATGATGTTAAGGTTTGATAATCAAAAGATATGTTTCATTGTCCTTGATCAGTTTTGGAAACGTTGCACGGTCTAATACTGACATCCACATAATTTGGACTCGGATTaaaagttatctcattggcaatcataccaccacACCTCTTTTCCAaatttaaaactatataaaaaggTTCAAAGCCTTTTTAAAAAGTACCTTTAAATCTTCTAAATAGGTTTTCATATCTGTGTAAATTCATTCTATAAGGATGTTGATGAGTGAGTGAAAATGTATCATACTTTAAACCATGTTTGCATGAAGATTGAAACCAAATACCAGGAATTGATGATTTTTAATTCCAGAAAAAAGGTTAAAGAGGGTTTGAGATATGGGAAACACCAAGATGCACTTATAACATGGTAAACCAGCTGTGTTCTCCTTCTATTAAAGAAGATCCAATTCAACTGTTCTACCCTTTATGCTCCCTATGGAAGCATATCAAACCAATTGGTTTTACAGTTTTATCCAAGTACTTCATTTATCAAGTAAATATATAGTACATGTGAACACCAGCTGACCACAATTGTTCAATAAGTATGTCTAAAATCAAGTCTTGCAGATCAACTACAAAAGTCTCCAAACCTGAAGAGGGATGAAGGATATTGCATGTTAGGGGTTAAAATGTCTCTCCCATACACTATTTTTCTATGTGTGCACTTTTCTGAAAATTTCCAACATCACTAAACAATAAACCTAAAAAagatatcatatacatgtacattatcatCGACTCGATAATTCTTCTAAACTGCCTTACCTCAGTGGACTTAGATTAGCGCATCCTGTTAGCGACATGGATAAATTCAGGATTTCATTTTTAATAGGTTAGGATTACTGATGGGATATCGTAGAAGACACAGTTATCTGTGGACCAGGCCCGACCGCAGTAGAATTAAAACTCGGATACCTACTTTCTGGACCAATGAAAGCCTCAGCTGGACCCACATCCTCATCTTTCATGTTACAACACAAATTTTAAAACGGAAGAAGTCGATTTGAAACGTTTTAGGAAAATCGAATCAATGGGAGAAGTATCTGACAATTCAACTGAATTTAACAAAGACTTTTGTGAGATGTACATTGTATCAATCAAACAGCAACACAATGAAGAATAATGGTAGGATACACACATTTAGCAGGGAACCAGAAATGATGAAAATTCACAGAGACAGAGCACCGAGTAAAACTGAAGCCAAGCTTAAGATTCAAACATGGACTTAATATTTTCATGACAATATACTTATCAAGTGCGCCATAATTTTGATAATGATTATATAGACAATTCAACAATTTCTATTTTATAACATGGACTTTAAATGGTTAATTGTCATTTCACACTTTGTATGCTAATTTCCTTTTCATAATTTtagattaattttcatttttcggCGCCCCCAGTGTCAAGTATTAGGCGCTGAACATTTACTAAGTAAGTAACGTCACTAACGTTacctatacaccttatcgctatgtgtccgccattactggatatcacactgGTTCCCGTAatattttgacgtcataaaacaaaatatctgacgccacaatggaaaagtgattgttgcatgCGTCGCAAGTTCAAGCGGCCTGGTCAgctgggattagcgataaggtgtattgtttaCGTTGCCTACTGTTTATGTAATGTTGACTTGTGCGCAACGTTGCACAACttgaatacaatttgatatgaacacACACCTTTCATTACTAACCCTTAAGCCAAGTACTAACCACAAGAAACACGATACACGATAGGTAATGGCAAGTTTTCACTTTTTGATACAAATTGTTAAATATGGAATAATCTTGTGCATTTACACATAAAATAGAGAACAAAATGATTATGTCACAAGTAAAACAAAAAGGATACAACATTAGAAGTCTGACTTCCTTTTCTTTCTGTTTCATTTTCTTTAGAATGGTTAAAAGTCCCATCTTATAATATTTTAATGCTTAAATCTGGTCCCCTAATGAGTCATGGACAGGAATACAGTTGATCTCATACTTTTACGGGAAGGTCTATTAACAGGACAGATAAAACCAGGACACTTTTTTTCGATACGTTTTTATCTGTAACTTTTGTTTTACTCAACATAtggttaaaatttcaattgtATAGTAAAGAAGAAAGTATTTACTaacattattattaaaaaaaacatataaaaaaaattaagaagtaagaaaaaatctgccaggacagttatattttaagaaaaaaatggctgaaattgcCGTGAAAAGTTTACTTATAATTGCAATATTTTCTCCAAAACAACTGTCTGGCATAATATTTTCGTACGATTGTAAAGtttatgaaatatcaattataaaaatctataatattattttttttttcatctct includes:
- the LOC143069401 gene encoding ADP-ribosylation factor-like protein 2, with the translated sequence MGLLTILKKMKQKEKEVRLLMLGLDNAGKTTILKKFNGEDIDTISPTLGFNIKTLEHKGFKLNIWDVGGQKSLRSYWRNYFESTDGLIWVVDSADRMRMNDCKQELQALLVEERLAGATLLVFANKQDLPGSLTAQSIREAMELDEIKTHHWLIQDCSAVTGENLLKGIDWVIDDIASRIFTMD